A genome region from Coffea arabica cultivar ET-39 chromosome 7e, Coffea Arabica ET-39 HiFi, whole genome shotgun sequence includes the following:
- the LOC140011378 gene encoding zinc finger BED domain-containing protein RICESLEEPER 2-like, whose translation MVQMSSTGDNTATTAASPNVDHSSSMDPKIVAGASETETSQVPPPPTFETKVSTKSSRSWVWEHYAVVIGTETKDKKAACNYCHQLIACASKNGTTSLSNHLHRCKKYPYNNTDKRQKTLEFKAKEGGGKALTTHMFDQESCRRMLARMVIIDELPFKFVEREGFLDFCQFMQPRFEMPSRRTLTRDCHKLFSDEKKSLKAYFETLSSRICLTTDAWTSIQNLNYLCLTAHFIDDKWKLHKKILNFCPITSHAGEVIGRTVEKCLLDWKISKVLTVTVDNASSNDTCLQYLRRRLINWKGTVLNGEYLHMRCAAHVLNLTVREGLKDLEDSIVRIRSAVRYVRSSPARAQRFKSCIEKERIESKSLVCLDVETRWNSTFLMLEAALKFQKAFELLETVDSKYVEELTPQSENDTRRSSKVRGVPTEMDWEYAKDLLPFLQIFYDSTVKISGSCYVTGNVYMNEIFGIGGLLNSFQESDDFGLSTMAGNMKKKYDKYWGNMERINILILIAVVLDPRHKLSYVQWAIDEAYDPKNAEMLKVKVEKVLHSLFDFYSAEKSPHKEAISQNQLREMDKMDVDAITVKGASDYMHAKYSQKTDTLDSTHNKTELDIYLMEMKEDFHSPNFHILDWWRDNAHRFQILAAIARDVLAIPVSTVASESAFSTGGRVLDSFRSSLTPRMVEAIICGQDWLRKGIQPIDLEESITELEEMESGLTMEHSIINIED comes from the exons ATGGTACAG aTGTCAAGTACAGGGGATAATACAGCTACTACAGCTGCAAGCCCAAATGTTGATCATTCATCATCAATGGATCCAAAAATTGTTGCTGGAGCTTCTGAAACTGAGACAAGTCAAGTACCACCTCCTCCAACATTCGAGACaaaagtgtctaccaagagcagTAGGTCTTGGGTTTGGGAGCATTATGCAGTTGTTATAGGTACGGAAACAAAAGACAAGAAAGCTGCTTGTAACTATTGTCACCAATTGATTGCCTGTGCAAGCAAAAATGGTACTACTTCTTTGAGTAATCACCTTCATAGGTGTAAAAAATATCCGTATAATAATACGGATAAGAGGCAAAAGACGCTGGAGTTTAAAGCAAAAGAGGGAGGGGGAAAAGCATTAACAACCCATATGTTTGATCAAGAATCATGTAGGAGAATGTTGGCTAGGATGGTGATTATAGATGAACTACCTTTTAAATTTGTGGAAAGGGAgggatttctggatttttgtcaGTTTATGCAGCCACGGTTTGAAATGCCATCACGTAGAACTTTAACTAGAGACTGCCATAAGCTTTTTTCAGATGAGAAGAAAAGTTTGAAGGCATACTTTGAAACTTTATCCTCACGAATTTGTCTCACCACTGATGCTTGGACATCCATTCAAAATCTGAATTATTTGTGTTTGACAGCTCACTTTATTGATGATAAATGGAAATTGCACAAaaagattttaaatttctgtcctaTTACAAGTCATGCGGGTGAAGTTATTGGTCGGACAGTAGAAAAATGCTTGCTTGATTGGAAAATTAGTAAAGTTTTGACTGTTACGGTAGACAATGCTAGCTCAAATGACACTTGTTTGCAATATTTGAGAAGAAGGCTTATTAATTGGAAAGGTACTGTCTTAAATGGAGAATACTTGCATATGAGATGTGCTGCCCATGTTTTAAATTTGACGGTTAGGGAGGGATTGAAAGACTTGGAAGACTCTATTGTTAGAATTCGATCAGCTGTGAGATATGTTAGGTCTTCACCTGCTAGAGCTCAAAGATTCAAATCTTGcatagaaaaagaaagaatcgAAAGTAAAAGTCTTGTATGCCTTGATGTTGAAACTAGGTGGAACTCCACATTTTTAATGTTAGAGGCTGCTCTAAAATTTCAAAAGGCATTTGAGTTGCTAGAAACTGTGGATAGCAAATATGTCGAAGAGTTAACTCCACAAAGTGAGAATGATACTCGTAGGAGTTCTAAGGTGAGGGGTGTGCCAACTGAAATGGATTGGGAGTATGCCAAAGATTTGTTgccttttcttcaaattttttatgattctACTGTGAAAATCTCAGGCTCATGTTATGTGACaggaaatgtatatatgaatgaaATTTTTGGCATTGGTGGTCTTCTTAATTCATTTCAAGAAAGTGATGACTTTGGTTTGTCAACTATGGCTGGGAATATGaagaaaaaatatgataaatattGGGGTAATATGGAAAGGATTAACATATTGATTCTGATTGCTGTTGTTCTTGATCCCCGGCATAAACTAAGTTATGTTCAATGGGCAATTGATGAGGCATATGATCCTAAGAATGCTGAAATGTTAAAAGTTAAGGTGGAAAAAGTGTTACATTCCCTATTTGACTTTTATTCTGCTGAAAAATCACCTCATAAGGAAGCAATAAGTCAAAATCAGTTGAGGGAAATGGATAAAATGGATGTTGATGCAATTACAGTTAAAGGGGCATCAGATTACATGCATGCAAAGTATTCTCAAAAGACTGATACATTGGATAGCACTCACAATAAAACGGAATTGGACATCtatttgatggaaatgaaggaagattTTCACAGTCCAAACTTTCACATATTGGATTGGTGGAGAGATAATGCTCATAGGTTCCAAATTCTTGCTGCGATTGCTAGAGATGTATTAGCTATTCCGGTGTCTACTGTTGCCTCCGAGTCTGCTTTTAGTACGGGAGGGCGTGTGTTGGATTCTTTTCGAAGCTCTTTAACTCCAAGAATGGTGGAGGCTATAATTTGTGGACAAGATTGGCTTCGCAAGGGTATTCAACCAATTGATTTGGAAGAAAGTATAACTGaacttgaagaaatggaatcgG gtttGACAATGGAGCATTCTATTATTAATATTGAAGATTGA